From a single Hymenobacter sp. YIM 151500-1 genomic region:
- a CDS encoding porin, whose product MKLHVLALSLFLTTAAPALAQQVPAPDTARAVSPVPPATTQAEAKPDFFGYVGVYYGYDFNNPADLRRPGFIYSENLHNQIAVNIALLGARYQGERVRGTFAIQTGSYPDANYAPEPQIFKNIYEAWGGVKLVKNHSLWLDAGIFLSHIGLEGPISRDDLTLTRSIMADNSPYYEAGAKLTYDTEKKWLFSALVLNGWQIIRDQNQNMAVGTQVQFRPTSKWLLNASTFLGEGRNEPDSIGRRLRYFHDFYLTYDPNEKWKLAGAVDVGWEEKGQGRRGYRRWHGGALIVRRRLGRKTATVGRLEYYHDPAGVLTATPAGGLRTTGYSLGFDYYPVPRVILRLEGKQFRAPNQAFERQDNLVRTNTTLTGLLGLTF is encoded by the coding sequence ATGAAGCTACATGTACTCGCCCTTTCTCTTTTCCTCACGACTGCCGCTCCGGCCCTGGCCCAGCAGGTGCCGGCCCCCGATACGGCCCGCGCCGTGAGCCCTGTGCCGCCCGCCACCACCCAGGCCGAAGCCAAGCCCGACTTTTTCGGCTACGTGGGCGTGTACTACGGCTACGACTTCAACAACCCCGCCGACCTGCGCCGGCCGGGCTTCATCTACTCCGAAAACCTGCACAACCAGATTGCCGTCAACATTGCCCTGCTGGGGGCGCGCTACCAGGGCGAGCGGGTACGCGGCACCTTCGCCATCCAAACCGGCTCCTACCCCGACGCCAACTACGCCCCCGAACCCCAGATTTTCAAGAACATCTACGAGGCCTGGGGCGGGGTGAAGCTGGTCAAAAACCACAGCCTCTGGCTCGACGCGGGCATCTTTCTATCCCATATCGGGCTGGAAGGGCCTATTTCGCGCGACGACCTGACGCTGACCCGCTCCATCATGGCCGACAACTCGCCCTACTACGAGGCCGGGGCCAAGCTCACCTACGACACGGAGAAGAAGTGGCTGTTTTCGGCCTTGGTGCTCAACGGCTGGCAGATTATCCGCGACCAGAACCAGAACATGGCCGTGGGCACCCAGGTGCAGTTCCGGCCCACCAGCAAGTGGCTGCTCAACGCCAGTACCTTCCTGGGTGAGGGCCGCAACGAGCCCGATTCCATCGGTCGGCGCCTGCGCTACTTCCACGACTTCTACCTGACCTACGACCCTAATGAGAAGTGGAAGCTGGCCGGCGCCGTGGACGTGGGCTGGGAAGAAAAGGGCCAGGGCCGGCGCGGCTACCGTCGCTGGCACGGCGGCGCCCTGATTGTGCGCCGCCGCCTGGGCCGGAAAACCGCCACCGTAGGCCGCCTCGAATACTACCACGACCCGGCCGGCGTGCTCACGGCTACGCCGGCCGGCGGCCTGCGCACCACCGGTTACTCCCTGGGCTTCGACTATTACCCCGTGCCCCGCGTGATTTTGCGCCTGGAAGGCAAGCAGTTCCGCGCCCCCAACCAAGCCTTTGAGCGCCAGGACAACCTAGTGCGCACCAACACCACCCTCACCGGCCTGCTGGGCCTGACGTTCTAG
- a CDS encoding KUP/HAK/KT family potassium transporter translates to MQQSTPGSSSTLHTRLTAAGTLVALGIVYGDIGTSPLYTVRGVFVKQPVTETVVLGTISCIIWTLTLLTTVKYVLIALRADNHGEGGILALYARLRRLPTRRLYLVAVVGAAALLADGIITPPISVASAIEGLRILKPDLDTVPIVVAILVALFAFQQFGTQIIGRFFGPVMTVFFTMLAVLGITHLVQEPSILRAFSPHYALQMLTQVPGAFWLLGSIFLCSTGAEALYADMGHVGRKNIYGSWTFVKICLLLNYLGQGAWLLRHQGAPLGEKNLFFLLIPEWALLPAIILCTLATIIASQALISGSFTLVIEALRLRFWPKVQVNYPTELRGQAYVPSLNWLLCAGCVGVVLYFRESGNMEAAFGLAVTITMLMTTVLLAYYLMMQRVSWVWIAGLIGLYLVIEGAYLVANLAKFTHGGWLSVLLAGVLLVVMLSWIAGQRIRNELTEFTSLAEYLPLLKELSNDQTVPKYATHLVYLTKSDDPRRVENGIIHSIFKKRPKRADVYYLVHVHTTDDPYTRRYHVTHMLPNELVRIDFYLGFRVDHALNYMFRQVVTDLVQNKEVDITSRYESLRGQDMAGDFQFIILNKTLPYEYLLHGWQRLALRLHGWLKRLGSSETESFGLDNSTYTVENVPLHMPPRPELQLQRD, encoded by the coding sequence ATGCAACAATCTACTCCTGGCTCCTCATCTACCCTGCACACCCGTCTTACAGCGGCCGGCACCCTGGTGGCCCTGGGCATCGTGTACGGTGATATCGGCACCTCGCCGCTCTATACCGTGCGGGGCGTGTTCGTGAAGCAGCCCGTAACGGAAACCGTGGTGCTGGGTACCATTTCCTGCATCATCTGGACGCTCACGCTGCTTACCACCGTAAAGTACGTGCTGATTGCCCTGCGCGCCGACAACCACGGCGAAGGCGGCATTCTGGCCCTGTACGCCCGGCTGCGGCGCCTGCCCACGCGCCGCCTCTACCTGGTGGCCGTGGTGGGCGCGGCGGCCCTGCTGGCCGATGGCATCATCACCCCGCCTATTTCGGTGGCCTCGGCCATTGAAGGGCTGCGCATCCTCAAGCCCGACCTCGACACGGTGCCCATCGTGGTGGCCATTCTGGTGGCGCTGTTCGCGTTTCAGCAGTTCGGTACGCAGATTATCGGCCGGTTTTTCGGGCCGGTGATGACCGTGTTTTTCACCATGCTGGCCGTGCTGGGCATTACCCATTTGGTGCAGGAGCCGAGCATCCTGCGCGCCTTCAGTCCGCACTACGCCTTGCAGATGCTCACGCAGGTGCCGGGTGCGTTCTGGCTGCTGGGATCCATCTTTTTGTGCAGCACCGGCGCCGAGGCCCTGTACGCCGATATGGGCCACGTGGGCCGCAAAAACATCTACGGCTCCTGGACCTTTGTCAAGATTTGCCTGCTACTCAACTACCTGGGCCAGGGTGCCTGGCTGCTGCGCCACCAGGGCGCCCCGCTGGGCGAGAAAAACCTGTTCTTTCTGCTCATCCCGGAGTGGGCCCTGCTGCCGGCCATCATCCTGTGCACTCTGGCCACTATCATTGCTTCGCAGGCCCTGATTTCGGGCTCGTTTACGCTGGTGATTGAAGCGTTGCGGCTGCGGTTCTGGCCCAAGGTGCAGGTCAACTACCCCACCGAGCTGCGCGGTCAGGCTTACGTGCCTAGCCTGAACTGGCTGTTGTGCGCGGGCTGCGTGGGCGTGGTGCTCTACTTCCGCGAGTCCGGCAACATGGAAGCCGCTTTCGGGCTGGCTGTTACCATTACCATGCTCATGACCACCGTGCTACTGGCCTACTACCTGATGATGCAGCGCGTGAGTTGGGTGTGGATTGCGGGGCTGATTGGGCTGTACCTCGTTATTGAGGGCGCCTACCTGGTGGCCAATCTGGCCAAGTTCACCCACGGCGGCTGGCTGAGCGTGCTGCTGGCGGGCGTGCTGCTGGTGGTGATGCTGAGCTGGATTGCCGGCCAGCGCATCCGCAACGAGCTGACCGAGTTTACGTCCCTGGCCGAGTACCTGCCCCTGCTCAAAGAGCTGAGCAACGACCAGACCGTGCCCAAGTACGCCACGCACCTGGTGTACCTCACCAAGTCCGATGACCCGCGCCGGGTGGAAAACGGCATCATCCACAGCATCTTCAAGAAGCGCCCCAAGCGGGCCGACGTCTACTACCTCGTGCACGTGCACACCACCGACGACCCCTACACCCGCCGCTACCACGTCACACACATGTTGCCCAACGAGCTGGTGCGCATCGACTTCTACCTCGGCTTCCGCGTCGACCACGCCCTGAACTACATGTTCCGGCAGGTAGTCACGGATTTGGTCCAGAACAAGGAAGTGGACATTACCTCCCGCTACGAAAGCCTGCGCGGCCAGGACATGGCCGGCGACTTCCAGTTCATCATCCTCAACAAAACCCTGCCCTACGAATACCTGCTCCACGGCTGGCAGCGCCTGGCCCTGCGCCTGCACGGCTGGCTTAAGCGCCTGGGCTCCTCCGAAACCGAAAGCTTCGGCCTCGATAACAGCACCTACACCGTAGAAAACGTGCCGCTGCACATGCCGCCCCGCCCGGAGCTACAGTTGCAGCGGGACTAA
- a CDS encoding HAMP domain-containing protein translates to MARTLKSKLGLGLGFLFVIILLLSGVGAYFLLQLARSSEVSLQDNYRSVAYSRYMADALADMREARPAGSQPASPAYAQARQTFTRYLAAEQNNITEPGERELVDSLATAFRQYEAAPGAEAAGYQQLRRHIARVATLNLQAIEKRSAATRRIANRTIGTLGLLAAVGILITLSFIFSFPDYLARPVEELTAGIRRVAGGDYAQRLPVRPNDEFAPVAQAFNELVNRLEGYETADGTPRLTAQGPLEVVTSHQRPGQASAAAAPADAEQRRLVEQLLQQSRQLQRTAELLQRGASAPGTS, encoded by the coding sequence ATGGCACGCACGCTCAAATCAAAGCTCGGGCTGGGCCTGGGTTTTCTGTTTGTGATTATTCTGCTGTTGAGCGGGGTAGGGGCCTACTTCCTGCTGCAGTTGGCCCGCAGCTCGGAAGTTTCGCTGCAGGACAACTACCGCTCCGTGGCCTACAGCCGCTACATGGCCGACGCCCTGGCCGACATGCGCGAGGCCCGGCCCGCCGGCAGCCAGCCGGCGTCGCCGGCCTATGCGCAGGCCCGCCAAACGTTTACGCGCTACCTGGCCGCCGAGCAAAACAACATCACTGAGCCGGGTGAGCGGGAACTGGTAGACTCACTGGCCACTGCTTTCCGGCAGTACGAAGCGGCGCCCGGCGCCGAGGCTGCCGGCTACCAGCAGTTGCGCCGGCACATAGCCCGTGTGGCCACCCTGAACCTGCAGGCCATTGAGAAACGAAGCGCCGCCACCCGCCGCATTGCCAACCGCACCATCGGCACGCTGGGGCTGCTGGCGGCCGTGGGTATTTTGATTACCCTTTCGTTTATTTTTTCTTTCCCCGATTACCTGGCCCGCCCCGTGGAGGAGCTGACGGCCGGCATTCGGCGCGTGGCCGGCGGCGACTACGCCCAGCGCCTGCCTGTGCGCCCCAACGACGAGTTTGCGCCCGTGGCACAGGCTTTCAACGAGTTAGTAAACCGCCTCGAAGGCTACGAAACCGCCGATGGCACGCCGCGTCTCACCGCGCAAGGCCCTCTGGAAGTAGTAACCAGCCACCAGCGCCCAGGCCAGGCTTCGGCCGCTGCCGCACCCGCCGATGCTGAGCAGCGCCGCCTAGTAGAACAGCTGCTCCAACAGTCGCGGCAGTTACAACGTACGGCCGAACTGCTGCAGCGTGGCGCGAGTGCGCCGGGTACCAGCTAG
- a CDS encoding porin — protein sequence MQHVSQPAAFGKKLTALLLATGAALPALAQTTETRPGAQRPTADTTTATPAKVPFDGYDLTWVNGQNRQRNFPLQLKDQNGETILTGVALVDGYFNYNFANPIDNTQTISAVTGRHKEFSLALATIGIESNYKNAIGRLWLQTGSMLHVVQETDGSVLRGRNTGTGNLKFIREAAAGYHFNKWYGINVELGIFMSYIGLESYVMQENWNYQRSMVCDFTPFYFQGARIQAFPTKNLKQEIWILNGWQTYNSFNRGPGVGSSTYYRPSENLQLVANFYLGKDSRPGTDSLSLGRAAYPRRVRFHHDNSIVARYYKKPAGQLRGITQAGFSLNTHYGFEDGGGGLPREDAYMFGSSLANRVWFAKNKAAFTARVGFVTNPSRYLSFNPSVVGFTDPDISKLTAREATGTLDIMPSDFVTFRLEYLHRRANVPYFTGRGGTTSPTGYVDQPLPANWQPDLRKTENRIIGSVNFRL from the coding sequence ATGCAACACGTTTCCCAACCTGCCGCCTTCGGTAAAAAGCTGACTGCCCTGCTGCTGGCGACGGGTGCTGCCCTGCCGGCCCTGGCCCAAACCACCGAAACCCGCCCCGGTGCCCAGCGCCCCACCGCCGACACCACCACGGCCACGCCCGCCAAAGTGCCCTTCGACGGCTACGACCTGACCTGGGTGAACGGCCAGAACCGCCAGCGCAACTTTCCGCTCCAGCTTAAAGACCAGAACGGCGAAACCATCCTCACCGGCGTGGCCCTCGTGGATGGCTACTTCAACTACAACTTCGCCAACCCGATTGACAACACCCAGACGATTTCGGCCGTGACCGGTCGCCACAAGGAGTTTTCCCTGGCTCTGGCTACCATCGGCATCGAGTCGAACTACAAAAACGCCATCGGGCGCCTGTGGCTGCAAACCGGCTCCATGCTGCACGTGGTGCAGGAAACCGACGGCTCGGTGCTGCGCGGGCGCAACACGGGCACCGGCAACCTGAAGTTTATCCGCGAAGCCGCCGCCGGCTACCACTTTAACAAGTGGTACGGCATCAACGTAGAGCTGGGCATTTTCATGAGCTACATCGGGCTGGAAAGCTACGTGATGCAGGAAAACTGGAACTACCAGCGCAGCATGGTCTGCGACTTCACGCCGTTCTATTTCCAGGGTGCGCGCATTCAGGCTTTCCCCACCAAAAACCTGAAGCAGGAAATCTGGATTCTGAATGGCTGGCAGACCTACAACTCCTTCAACCGCGGCCCCGGCGTGGGCTCCAGCACCTACTACCGCCCCTCTGAAAACCTGCAGCTGGTGGCCAACTTCTACCTGGGCAAGGACTCGCGGCCCGGCACCGACTCGCTGAGTTTAGGTCGCGCCGCTTACCCGCGCCGCGTGCGCTTCCACCACGACAATAGCATCGTGGCGCGCTACTACAAGAAGCCGGCCGGCCAGCTGCGCGGCATCACGCAGGCGGGCTTCAGCCTGAACACGCATTACGGCTTCGAGGACGGGGGCGGCGGGCTGCCACGCGAAGACGCCTACATGTTCGGCTCGTCGCTGGCCAACCGGGTGTGGTTTGCCAAGAATAAGGCCGCTTTCACCGCCCGCGTGGGCTTCGTGACCAACCCCTCGCGCTACCTGAGCTTTAATCCTTCGGTGGTGGGCTTTACCGACCCTGACATCAGCAAGCTGACGGCCCGCGAAGCCACCGGCACGCTGGACATCATGCCTTCAGACTTCGTGACCTTCCGCCTGGAGTACCTGCACCGCCGCGCCAACGTACCCTACTTTACGGGCCGCGGCGGCACCACCTCGCCTACCGGCTACGTGGACCAGCCCCTGCCCGCCAACTGGCAGCCTGACCTGCGCAAAACCGAGAACCGCATTATCGGCTCGGTCAACTTCCGCCTGTAA
- the kdpC gene encoding K(+)-transporting ATPase subunit C has translation MKNHLLPAFRLTLALLVLCCIVYPALVWAGAQLAPGAGAGVTISHQGRVVGFANVGQKFSRPEYFNTRPSAVDYNAAGSAGSNKGPSNPEYLATVKARLDTFLRQNPGVSRAQVPAELLTASGSGLDPHLSPQGALVQVARVARARGLEAGRVRELVAQHTSGGAFGPATVHVLRLNLALDQLSTR, from the coding sequence ATGAAAAACCATTTGCTCCCTGCTTTCCGCCTTACCCTGGCTCTGCTAGTGCTGTGCTGCATCGTGTACCCTGCGCTGGTATGGGCCGGCGCCCAGCTGGCGCCCGGCGCCGGGGCGGGCGTCACCATCAGCCACCAGGGCCGCGTGGTGGGCTTTGCCAACGTGGGCCAGAAGTTTAGCCGGCCCGAGTACTTCAACACCCGCCCGTCGGCGGTGGACTACAACGCGGCCGGCTCGGCGGGCTCGAACAAAGGCCCCAGCAACCCCGAGTACCTGGCCACGGTGAAGGCCCGGCTGGATACGTTTCTGCGGCAGAACCCCGGCGTGAGCCGGGCCCAGGTGCCAGCCGAGCTGCTCACGGCCTCCGGCTCCGGCCTCGACCCGCACCTCTCGCCTCAAGGGGCGCTGGTGCAGGTGGCGCGGGTGGCGCGGGCCCGCGGCCTGGAGGCCGGCCGGGTGCGGGAGCTGGTGGCGCAGCATACGAGCGGTGGCGCTTTCGGTCCAGCTACCGTACACGTGCTGCGCCTGAACCTGGCGCTCGACCAGCTTTCCACCCGTTAA
- the kdpB gene encoding potassium-transporting ATPase subunit KdpB, with the protein MSTKEQSLFQPALVSEAIKQAFVKLDPRTMFRNPVMFTVEIGTVVMLLVTLGLLINPDPAQGSFGYNFTVFMVLFLTLLFANFAEAIAEARGKAQAESLRKTREETPARVVDERGTVRTISSSQLQKGQVFLVEAGEIIPTDGEIIEGLATIDESAITGESAPVIREAGGDKSSVTGGTKVLSDRIRVVVTTQPGESFLDKMIALVEGASRQKTPNEIALTILLAGFTLVFVIVCVTLEPFARYAHAPLAIASFIALFVCLIPTTIGGLLSAIGIAGMDRALRANVITKSGKAVETAGDVDVLLLDKTGTITIGNRKATHFWPAPGITEAQLVEAATLASLTDETPEGKSIVELAGETRRLDAAAQQRRLQGAELIKFTAETRSSGVTLADGTRIRKGASDAIRQLAQRAGQAFPSEATQRVDAVASNGGTPLVVSENDRILGVVELQDIIKPGIQERFERLRRMGIKTVMVTGDNPLTARFIAEKAGVDDFIAEAKPEDKMTYIRREQQQGRLVAMMGDGTNDAPALAQADVGVAMNSGTQAAKEAGNMVDLDNDPTKLIEVVEIGKQLLMTRGTLTTFSIANDVAKYFAIVPALFMVAIPSLGALNIMGLKSPQSAILSAVIFNAVIIPALVPLALKGVAYQPIGASALLRRNLLVYGLGGVIVPFIGIKVIDLLVGLFL; encoded by the coding sequence ATGTCTACAAAAGAACAGTCCCTTTTCCAGCCCGCGTTGGTTTCCGAAGCCATCAAGCAGGCCTTCGTGAAGCTCGACCCGCGCACCATGTTCCGCAACCCGGTGATGTTCACGGTGGAAATTGGGACGGTGGTAATGCTGCTGGTGACGCTGGGCCTGCTTATAAATCCCGACCCGGCCCAGGGCTCGTTCGGGTACAACTTCACCGTATTCATGGTGCTGTTTCTGACCTTGCTGTTTGCCAACTTCGCCGAGGCCATTGCCGAGGCCCGCGGCAAGGCTCAGGCCGAAAGCCTGCGCAAAACCCGCGAGGAAACGCCCGCCCGCGTGGTGGACGAGCGGGGCACGGTGCGCACCATTTCCTCTTCCCAGCTCCAGAAAGGCCAGGTGTTCCTGGTGGAAGCCGGCGAGATTATCCCCACTGATGGCGAAATCATCGAAGGGCTGGCCACGATTGACGAATCGGCTATTACGGGCGAGTCGGCGCCGGTGATTCGGGAGGCGGGCGGTGACAAATCCAGCGTCACGGGCGGTACCAAGGTGCTGTCGGACCGCATCAGGGTCGTCGTCACTACCCAGCCGGGCGAGTCGTTTCTGGACAAGATGATTGCGCTGGTGGAAGGCGCCTCGCGGCAGAAAACGCCCAACGAAATTGCCCTCACCATCTTGCTGGCGGGCTTCACGCTGGTGTTCGTCATTGTGTGCGTGACGCTGGAGCCCTTTGCCCGCTACGCCCACGCGCCCCTGGCCATTGCCTCGTTTATTGCCCTGTTCGTGTGTTTGATTCCGACCACGATTGGCGGCCTGCTCTCGGCCATCGGCATTGCGGGCATGGACCGCGCCCTGCGTGCCAACGTCATCACCAAAAGCGGCAAAGCCGTGGAAACGGCCGGCGACGTGGACGTGCTCCTGCTCGACAAAACCGGTACCATCACCATCGGCAACCGCAAAGCCACCCACTTCTGGCCCGCGCCGGGCATTACGGAGGCGCAGCTGGTGGAAGCCGCCACCCTGGCCTCGCTCACCGACGAAACCCCCGAAGGCAAGAGCATTGTGGAGCTGGCCGGCGAAACCCGCCGCCTCGACGCCGCCGCCCAGCAGCGCCGCCTGCAAGGGGCTGAGCTAATCAAGTTCACGGCCGAAACCCGCTCCTCGGGCGTGACCCTGGCCGATGGCACCCGCATCCGCAAGGGCGCCTCCGACGCCATCCGGCAGCTGGCCCAGCGCGCCGGCCAGGCCTTCCCGTCCGAAGCCACCCAGCGCGTCGATGCCGTGGCCTCGAACGGCGGCACTCCGCTGGTGGTCAGCGAAAACGACCGGATTCTGGGCGTGGTGGAGCTGCAGGACATCATCAAGCCCGGCATTCAGGAGCGGTTTGAGCGCCTGCGCCGCATGGGCATCAAAACGGTGATGGTCACCGGCGACAACCCGCTCACGGCCCGCTTCATTGCCGAGAAGGCCGGCGTCGATGACTTCATTGCCGAAGCCAAGCCCGAGGACAAGATGACCTACATCCGCCGCGAGCAGCAGCAGGGCCGCCTAGTGGCCATGATGGGCGACGGCACCAACGACGCCCCCGCCCTGGCCCAGGCCGACGTGGGCGTGGCCATGAACTCGGGCACCCAGGCCGCCAAGGAAGCCGGCAACATGGTAGACCTGGACAACGACCCTACCAAGCTCATCGAAGTGGTGGAAATCGGCAAGCAGCTGCTCATGACCCGCGGCACGCTCACCACCTTCAGCATCGCCAACGACGTGGCCAAGTACTTTGCCATTGTGCCGGCCTTGTTCATGGTGGCCATTCCGAGCCTGGGCGCCCTGAACATCATGGGGCTGAAGTCGCCGCAGTCAGCCATTCTGTCGGCCGTGATTTTCAATGCCGTCATCATCCCGGCCCTGGTGCCGCTGGCCCTCAAGGGCGTAGCCTACCAGCCCATCGGGGCCTCCGCCCTGCTGCGCCGCAATTTGCTCGTCTACGGCCTGGGCGGCGTTATCGTGCCCTTCATCGGCATCAAGGTCATTGACTTGCTGGTAGGGCTGTTTTTGTAA
- the kdpA gene encoding potassium-transporting ATPase subunit KdpA yields MLNELLSIGAIYLLTLVLALPLGRYLARVFRGEKNLLDFMRPLESGLFRLSGIDARRDMTWQQHLVALLTINLVWFLLAMLVLSTQGSLPLNPDHNPSMTPDLAFNTAISFLVNCNLQHYSGETGLSYFSQLFVITFLQFVSAATGIAAAVVVFNALQTRATDRLGNFYDYFVKSLTRLLLPGSLLVALLLAFNGTPMTLQGKQPLVTVQGDSVAVSRGPVAAMVAIKELGTNGGGFFGANSAHPLENPNFLTNAVQNIALVIIPVAMVFALGFYLRRPRLAYMVFGVMTVGFLALLAPAVYYELHGNPAISALGIDQTLGALEGKEMRFGAAASAYWGITNTVISCGSVNSMHDSHMPLTGMMELLGMMTNAFYGGCGVGLLNFFAYLIIAVFIAGLMVGRTPELLGKKIEAREMKIAVIVTLLHPLLILAGTALAAHTYVGNPQAYAGWLANPGYHGFSEMLYEFTSSAANNGSGFEGLGDNTPFWNISTGVVLLLARFLPIIGPVAIAGLLARKKYVPEGAGTLPADTATFGVMVLAVIVIIAALAFFPALALGPLAEHFSLY; encoded by the coding sequence ATGCTCAACGAACTACTCAGCATCGGCGCTATTTACTTGCTCACGCTGGTGCTGGCCCTGCCGCTGGGGCGCTACCTGGCCCGCGTGTTCCGGGGCGAGAAGAACCTGCTGGATTTTATGCGGCCCCTGGAAAGCGGCCTGTTTCGCCTCAGCGGCATCGACGCCCGGCGCGACATGACCTGGCAGCAGCACCTGGTGGCCCTGCTCACCATCAACCTCGTGTGGTTTCTGCTGGCCATGCTGGTGCTGAGCACCCAGGGCAGCCTGCCGCTCAACCCCGACCACAACCCTTCGATGACGCCGGACTTGGCTTTTAATACGGCCATTTCCTTTCTGGTGAACTGCAACTTGCAACACTACTCCGGCGAAACCGGCCTCAGCTATTTTTCGCAACTCTTTGTTATCACCTTTTTGCAGTTTGTGAGTGCGGCCACCGGCATTGCGGCGGCCGTGGTGGTGTTCAACGCCCTGCAAACCCGCGCCACCGACCGGCTGGGCAACTTCTACGACTACTTTGTAAAAAGCCTGACGCGCCTGCTGTTGCCGGGTTCCCTGCTGGTGGCCCTCCTCCTGGCCTTCAACGGCACGCCCATGACCCTGCAAGGCAAGCAGCCGCTCGTTACCGTGCAGGGCGACTCGGTGGCGGTGAGCCGCGGGCCGGTGGCGGCCATGGTGGCCATCAAGGAGCTGGGCACCAACGGCGGCGGCTTCTTCGGGGCCAACTCGGCCCACCCGCTCGAAAACCCCAACTTCCTCACCAACGCCGTCCAGAACATTGCCCTCGTCATCATTCCGGTGGCGATGGTGTTTGCCCTGGGCTTTTACCTGCGGCGCCCCCGGCTGGCCTACATGGTATTCGGGGTGATGACCGTGGGCTTCCTGGCGCTGCTGGCCCCGGCCGTGTACTACGAGCTGCACGGCAACCCCGCCATCAGCGCCCTGGGCATCGACCAAACGCTGGGCGCCCTGGAAGGCAAGGAAATGCGCTTTGGGGCAGCGGCTTCGGCCTATTGGGGCATCACCAATACCGTCATCAGCTGCGGCTCGGTGAACTCCATGCACGACTCGCACATGCCCCTGACGGGCATGATGGAACTGCTGGGCATGATGACCAACGCCTTTTACGGGGGCTGCGGGGTGGGCCTGCTCAACTTCTTCGCCTACCTGATTATTGCCGTGTTCATTGCCGGCCTCATGGTGGGCCGCACGCCGGAGCTGCTGGGCAAGAAGATCGAAGCCCGCGAAATGAAAATTGCCGTCATCGTGACGCTGCTGCACCCGCTGCTGATTTTGGCCGGCACGGCGCTGGCGGCCCACACCTACGTGGGCAACCCCCAGGCGTACGCCGGCTGGCTGGCCAACCCCGGCTACCACGGCTTTTCCGAAATGCTCTACGAATTCACCTCCTCGGCCGCCAACAACGGCTCCGGCTTCGAGGGCCTCGGCGACAACACCCCGTTCTGGAACATCAGCACCGGCGTGGTGCTGCTGCTGGCCCGCTTCCTGCCCATCATCGGCCCGGTGGCTATTGCCGGCCTGCTGGCCCGCAAGAAGTACGTGCCCGAAGGCGCCGGCACCCTACCCGCCGACACGGCCACCTTCGGCGTGATGGTGCTGGCCGTCATCGTCATCATTGCCGCCCTGGCCTTCTTCCCGGCCCTGGCCCTGGGCCCCCTGGCCGAGCATTTCTCCCTGTATTAG
- a CDS encoding potassium-transporting ATPase subunit F: MIFSSESDPPPILLSAMMIALFALSVVTFCYLCYVLLKPEKF, from the coding sequence TTGATTTTTTCGAGCGAATCTGACCCTCCGCCTATCCTGCTTTCCGCCATGATGATTGCCCTGTTTGCGCTGTCGGTGGTCACGTTCTGCTACCTCTGCTACGTGCTGCTCAAGCCCGAAAAATTCTAA
- a CDS encoding DUF7674 family protein encodes MISPAETATYLLESLPELGPELQTPTTAASVYQQLGCFAAFTRTAAHQGRLALLRRCFETADHLLDRCDAGLSRAVENVYLHCLHLDGSTHHTQLARQLMPARLYRAYHAPHANMLP; translated from the coding sequence ATGATTTCTCCTGCCGAAACTGCGACCTACCTGCTGGAAAGCCTGCCCGAGCTGGGCCCGGAACTGCAAACTCCAACTACCGCCGCAAGCGTGTACCAGCAGCTCGGTTGCTTTGCGGCCTTCACCCGCACCGCAGCCCACCAGGGGCGCCTGGCCCTGCTGCGGCGCTGCTTCGAAACGGCCGACCACTTGCTCGACCGGTGCGACGCCGGCCTGAGCCGGGCCGTGGAAAACGTGTACCTGCACTGCCTCCACCTCGACGGCAGCACCCACCACACCCAGCTGGCCCGCCAGTTGATGCCCGCCCGCCTGTACCGGGCCTACCATGCTCCCCACGCCAACATGCTGCCCTAA